The following coding sequences are from one Triticum dicoccoides isolate Atlit2015 ecotype Zavitan chromosome 4A, WEW_v2.0, whole genome shotgun sequence window:
- the LOC119289460 gene encoding dnaJ homolog subfamily B member 14-like produces MNRIRSSGTPYMVGAAPWTQRNVRSSVQYMFGFDPMAPGGRSSGGNAVDAAERLHRLAEQRFLVGDVAGALRAAREAQARCRALQGLAHALAAYEVHVAAAVSRASGRNWYAVLSVGARTSLPSGGVGVSHEDVKRRYRRLCLVLHPDKNRSAAADGAFKLLQQAWGALSVGQRHGSHQAALCPDAVAATPPATTSRSCREA; encoded by the coding sequence ATGAATCGGATTCGGAGCTCCGGGACTCCATATATGGTGGGCGCTGCCCCATGGACACAGCGTAACGTCCGTAGTTCCGTACAGTACATGTTTGGTTTCGATCCCATGGCGCCCGGCGGAAGGAGCAGCGGCGGCAACGCGGTGGACGCGGCGGAGAGGCTTCACAGGCTCGCCGAGCAGCGCTTCCTCGTCGGCGACGTGGCCGGGGCGCTCCGGGCGGCGCGGGAGGCCCAGGCGCGCTGCCGGGCGCTCCAGGGGCTCGCGCACGCCCTCGCCGCCTACGAGGTCCACGTCGCCGCGGCCGTCTCCCGCGCCAGCGGCAGGAACTGGTACGCCGTCCTCAGCGTCGGCGCCCGGACGTCGCTGCCGAGCGGCGGCGTCGGCGTCTCGCACGAGGACGTCAAGCGGCGGTACCGCCGGCTCTGCCTCGTTCTTCACCCCGACAAGaaccgctccgccgccgccgacggcgcGTTCAAGCTGCTCCAGCAGGCGTGGGGGGCGCTCTCGGTCGGCCAGCGCCACGGGAGTCACCAGGCCGCGctctgccccgacgccgtcgccgcgacCCCGCCCGCCACCACCTCCCGCTCCTGCCGCGAAGCCTAG